The Synechococcus sp. RS9909 genomic interval GACCGGGTGTTGGTGTTGTTGATGGACACCCTCTACACCCTGCCGGTGCTGCTGCTCTCCGTGGTGCTCGCCTTCCTGCTCGGCCGGGGCATTCCCAATGCGGCTGCGGCGTTGTGTGTGGTGTATGTGCCCCAGTATTTCCGGGTGGTGCGCAACCAGACCGCCCAGGTGAAGGCCGAGTTGTTTGTGGAGGCGGCCCAATCCCTCGGCGCCGGGCCGGTGTGGATCCTGCGCCGTTATCTGCTGCGCAATGTGATCACTTCGGTGCCAGTGCTGCTCACCCTCAATGCCGCCGATGCGGTGCTGGTGTTGGGGGGGCTCGGCTTTCTCGGCCTCGGTTTGCCGGAAACGGTGCCCGAGTGGGGCGGCGATCTCAACCTGGCCCTGGCGGCGGTGCCCACCGGCATCTGGTGGACGGCGCTCTATCCGGGGCTGGCGATGTTTGTGCTGGTGCTCGGGCTCTCCTTTCTTGGTGAAGGGCTGGAGGCCTGGGTGAGCAGCAGCGGTCGAGACGCGGCAGACTGAAGGAATTCGCAGCTGCTGCCATGCCCTGGTGGGCCACGCTGATCTTCCTGTCTTTGATGACCTATCTGTGGTTGTCGGGGCGATCCAATCCGGATGATGTGATCGGCCTGCTGGAGCAGATGTTGTCGATCGCCCTGGCCCTGGTGGTGCTGTTCATCGGCCGCAACCTGCTGCTCGAAACCCTGGTGCTGCTGTTTGCCCTGCGTCTGCCGACTGCGCGGCGCGGCATGCCGGTGATCGATCGGCCTCAGGCCAGCAAGGACGTGCTGATGCCGTTCTGATCGGCAGCGGCCAGTCAGCGTCTGCTTTTGCTTAACAGCGCAATCGTGCGGTGCGTGGGAGGTCCTCGAGGATCTCGCCGTCTTCACGCAAGGCCGGATAGGGCCGGCCCTGCTCGCGACACC includes:
- a CDS encoding ABC transporter permease, which translates into the protein MARWGLVIVAIYIAVALLTPLLLTAGLLPDPNAGLDNPIYAPPSWQHWCGTDRLGRDVCVRTLQGSGVALQVVLLAVALALVIGVPLGMVSGYLGGGVDRVLVLLMDTLYTLPVLLLSVVLAFLLGRGIPNAAAALCVVYVPQYFRVVRNQTAQVKAELFVEAAQSLGAGPVWILRRYLLRNVITSVPVLLTLNAADAVLVLGGLGFLGLGLPETVPEWGGDLNLALAAVPTGIWWTALYPGLAMFVLVLGLSFLGEGLEAWVSSSGRDAAD